The genomic stretch TACTTCTACAGATGCATTGGGAACTCATGAAGCTTATCTAGACACAGATAAGCACGGAGAACTTGAAGTAAAAAGAGATACTGCCCCAATCGGTGTCTTTACATCCGAGGGATACATAACTGAAATTGAAACCCCAGATGGCAAAAAAGAAGTATTGGCAGCAGATGCAATACTTTGGAGCTCTCGATTTAAAGATGCATGTGAACTTTTACTTGAATGGTATGGTAGAGGCATCAACATTAATACAAGTTGTGAGATCCTTTATTCAAATTACACTGTGCAAGATGGTATCGAACACCTACAGTCCCCCATCTATTTCGAAGGTCATGCAATTTTAAATTCAGAGAAACGTGGAGAGCATGACATTGTCCTCCCCGCCTATGATTCTTCCAAACTTCTAAGCTTTAATGAACTTCAACGATTTGAAAGATTAGTGGCTCAAGCAGCTACAAGACAAAATAATGAGGAAGGTGAAAAAATGAATAAGTTTAGAAAAGTGTTTGAATTGTCTCACTCTGACGTTCGGACGCTTCTATATAGCCAATTAGATCCAACCCTTGATAAAGAATCAGATTCATTTATTGCAGATGTATATGATACGTATTTCATCGTAAACGTGTATAGCTGGTCAGATGAAAATAGCTATGACAAATACTTTAAGTTCAATTACACAAGAACAGGCGATACTGTTTCAATTGATTTTGACAGTAAAACTGAGGTATTCATGACGCGCAACTGGGAGGAAGTTGTTCCTGAGCCTATTCAATCACAACTTAACCAGAAAGATGAACAAATTAAAGATTTAACGAAACAAGTAAATCAAATCAATAAGGATAAGGTAGGAATTGAACAGCAATTCAACACTGCCAGTGAAAAGCTTGTGCAATTAAATTCTGAAGTGGAACAATTGAAGCCTTATAAAGAAAAACACGAGAAAACTTTATTAGAGCAAAAACTAAGTGAGAAAAATGAATTCTATAAAGCGAAATTTGAAGCTTTAAATGCTGAGGAAAAATTCAGTACAGAAGAAGTACAAAACCTTATCCATGCTTCGGTTAAACAAGATGAAGAAGGAGAAAAAGCTGTATTACAACTTAACACAATGTTAGTTGATTTAGTTAGTGTTCCTACTGAAACAAATACAACCATTAGAGAATTTTCAAGTAAACGGGAAAATTTAATCCCTAACGATGACTCTTTTGAATCACGCTTTTCACAATAAATTTTAAACTTGGAGGAATAAAATATGGCTACAAGATTACAAAAAGCCCTTACTGAAGTAGGTAATCATACTACTGGAAACTTGAATTCTTTAAAAATCAAAACAGTTGCTCACGGTGCAAAAGTGACTGGTTCAGACATTGATAACTTTATGCTTGTTGAACTTGGTTTTGATGCTGAGGGGAACCGTACAGCTTCGAAACTATCAGATAAAACAAAAAAAGCATATTTAATTGCATCTCCTGAAGCACGCTACCTTGGTGAATCAATGAGAGATTTTTATAACGGTGTAGGAGAACATGCTCGAATTGTTATCCTTGAGCCAGCTTATACTCGTTTTGATGTTTCTGCATTTTCATTTAATACAGGAGTGACTGAGGTTAAACAAGGTCAAGTGGCTCACTTTGATATTGCTACTCAAAAGTATATTCTTAGTGATCCTACTTCACCTCATGAGGATTATGCTGATTCTTCTGCTAAGTTCCTAGTTGTAAATAATGAAGATGACCTTGTTTACACAATGGGACAAAAACTTGTTCGCCTTGAAGTAATCGAGGCCTAATACATAACAAATAAATTTCAATAAAAGGAGTATTTTAAATGAAATTAGATACTGTGAAAATCAAAGGCTTGTTTAGCCGTGTATTAAATAACAAAATGGACGGTACAGACAAAGCTGATATCCAAACTTACATTAAGAAAGTGTTTGGTGATGGCGGTACTACACCTGACCCTTCCATGCTCCATCAATTTAATAACCTTGTCGTTGAACAAGCTGATGAAATTGCGAAACCAAAAGTAACACAGCTCCTCTCCCTTCTGGCCAATGTCCAACAAGAAAAACGAGGCAATATTAAAGAAATTAAAATTCCAAAAAAGAATAAAGCAAAAGTCATTTGGTCTGCTACAGGCTCTGGTGTTGATTTAGTTCGTGTTGAAGGACAAGAAACAGTTCCTGCTGTTCCGAAAACTATGTCAACAGGTTTCTATTATGAACCCCTAGATCTCGTAACAGATTCAATTGTTTACTTCAATAAATTGGTGAATGATATCGCAGATGCTAAAGTCCGTTTGTACCTCGATAAAATTCATCAATTAACTGCAAGCGCAATTACAGCTGGTAAAATCCCTGCAAAAAATGTTCAAACAGGCTCAAACCTTACTCTTCAACAATACAACAAAGTAGCTTCCGTGCTTCAACGTTATGGTGGAAAACCAATCTTCGTCGCTGACACTCTTCTCATTGACTACTTCGCATTCCAACAAGGAACAGACTCTACGTTTAAGAACTTCTTAACAGAAGAAGTAAAAGGAGAGCTCCTTACTGCTCTAAATCCAACAACTATCGGAAGAACAACTGCTGTTAACCTCACTAACCCATTTACAGATGATACAAATAGTAAAGTCGAACTTCCTGTCAACAAAGGTTATATGTTTGCCGGCGGCGTTTCTCAAAAACCATTTTCTGTTGTTGAGTATGGCGGACTGCGTCAATTGACAGAACAAGATATCGAAGATGAAAGAATCAAAATGAAAATTGTTCAAGATGCTTCTGTTAACCTTCTTTTTGGAGAAGCAATCGGAATTATTGAAGAACAAGCTGCAGTATCTATCTAAATCAAAATATGAGGATTTTTTAGGAGGATGTAAATTTGACTGAAAAAATTAAGTTAGCACGATACAGAAGTACGTCTTATTTTGTTGGGTATACCGGCGATGGTGGACATAAACAATACACTTGGTCTGGTAGTAAAAATGGGAAGGCTGATATTAAAGAAGTTCCAAAAGAAGTTGTTGAATGGCTCACAATGAACAGCGTTTGTTTCGATAAAGGTGAATTAGTTATTGTTGAAGATAACGAGACAACCAAAGAGATTAAAGATTCTATTGTTGAGTCGGAGGCTTATGAAAATAACATTCATACCAAAGAAGAAATTGAAAAGATGATTAAATCGGGAAATATTGCTCAACTAAAAAATAAGCTCGATAAAATCACAGTGGATTCTGAGAAGCAATTTATTATTGACGTTGCTTCAGAATTTAGTGATGACATTGCTGCAGGCAAATTAAAAGTTTTGGCTGATTGGATGGGAGTCGCTGATCCTTCCCTTCTCTTTGACTAAGAGGAGGGATTTTTATGACATCTTATGATCAAATATGGGAAACCTTTTTAAACAACTGCGAGACGTCCGATTTTGATGTTCCTCAACAAGAAGAGGACATTTATAAATCAATTCGAAATGCAATCCTTCATTTCAATAACCGGCTTAGAGACAATTTAAAAGCTGATAATTCAACTGAAACTGTTAATCGAGAATTATCTGAGGATGATCTTCTTATTCTTGCACACTTCTTGAGATACATCTTTTTGTTAAATAAAAAGACCTTGTTTGAGAATACGTGGCAGCCCTTCACGAATGACGTGGGGATCAAGAACTTTGGTACGCAACTCAATTCACTTAAACAAAGTGTAATGGATCAGAAAGACGAAATTGAGCGCTTGATATTGAACGCTGCGGTGGATTATCTATGAGTACAATTAAAGTTAAATCGGCACATAAAGATGGACAAATAAAGCTTGAGGACTTAGATGTTGTTTGCAATAAACTGTGTAAAAGAAACAATTCAGTCCTCTTCAAATTGGAGAAATACCTTAATAAAAAGCTGCTAAGTGATCCTGAACTCACAGAAATCAGGGACACTATTTTAACAGTAAGTGGTGAATTAAGCAGACTTAGGGATAACTTAGTAACAGACGGTGATTCGAATGAAGGACTACAGTAATTACCACAAGGTTAACATTAATAATAAACTTCTTCATGATGGTAAGCTTATTTTCCAACAAGGCCTTAAGGGGTTTGAATCTGAAAAAGTCACAATTGATGGAATCGAAAAAACAGTAATGATCACTTCTAAGTACTCTAGTGGCGATGGTTCTGCAAGATATATATTAGGTGAAATTGCTGACATTTATCGTGGCGGAGTTGTTAAGTTTAATGATGAAACATGGCTCATCACCTCCCACCCTCTCAGTAATAAGATTTACAAAAAGGCTGAGATAAAAATATGTGGAACATCATTTTTTCTTACTTCAGAAGACAAGCTAATCGATACTGGCAAAATTAACGAAATCACTGGTAAGCCAATTTATGAAAAAGTACCTGGCGAAAAAACTGAAGTCCCCTGCATATTCGAAAGGACAACTTCAATAAATGGCACTGAATTGGCGGTAAATCTTCCTGATGGTCAAGCAAACATTACAATTCCTTATCTTGTTCATGAAAAATTGAAAATCGGACTTACCCTCACCTTCTTTGGCGAAGATTATCAAGTCGATGATATAGACTATTCTAAAGTTTATGGAGACCACGGAACAATAAAATTGGTTGCCAAAAAGAAAGTTGGTGAAAAGACATGAGCATGACTGTTGAACAGATGACAAAAGTCTTCAGATTAGTTATGGATGATGTTGAACTGAATCGGCTCTTGTATTACAAAACTGATCCTCTCTCCCCTTCTCATCCAGATGTTCAATCACTCGAAAATTATTATGACTCCACAAATGACTCTCCCGCTATAATCAATACCATATTCAAGCGAGCACCTAAAACAGATGATCTATCGGATTCACCATTATGTAGGATGTGTATTTATTTAGGGAATGCATTGCCTAAGCCGACAAACCAAAGCTTTATGTTGTTAAATCAAGAATTGATGATCGATGTATACACACACATTAATACATTTGAGATATCTGAGTATCGAAGTTTGAAAATCATCGACAGGGTTTCAAAATTATTTTTCAATAAAAATATTGCTGGTTTTGGTGTAACAGTAGATTATAAACGTTTGCTTATTAGTAATCCCCCTGACGGATATTTGGGCTACAAGATGATCTTTACTTTTGGAGCAAGTAAATGAATGAGTTAAAGGATTTCTTTTTCTTAGGAAAACCGATCCAGACTGAAATAGGAGAGATTGATTTCATCCGCTTAAAAGATTATCCTCTCTACACCAAAGAACTAAGCATGTTGAGGATGAATAAGAAAAGTCTTATTAAAGAATATTCAAGGTTTAATGAGGATGGCTCGCTTGACCCATTTATTATTGAAATGAAAAAGAGAGATCTTTATGAAATTGTACATTCGGTACTCCCTGATTTTCACGAGGCTTATTTCAAAGTTTTTTCAAAAGTATTGATAAACAAGGATTCCCTATCGTTGATTGGAAAACATAATTTTCCCCGTCTCCGAAAACTAATACTAGACATGCATTGTATCACTGAAGACAAGGTCGTTGACAATGATGAACTTCAGGAGTTCCATGATATAAGTAAATCACTCAAGCAACAAGATTCTCAAAGTGATTTAAAGGATATAGTAAGCTGTGTTGCTGCATTTAACGGATACACGTATGAAGAAATATCTGAAATGACGATGTATCAACTATATTTGTCGTTCTACAGGATGGCTGAAGTTATGAATTATAACACAACCACACTTTTTGCTACCGTCTCTCCTGATGTCAAAGTAAGTGATTGGAGTAGTCACATTAATCTTTACAAGGAAGAGTCTTATCACCTGAGCACTAAAGATGCTAAAAATATCGAGCAATTATTTGGAGGCTAATTAACTTTAGTCTCTTTTTATTTTTATTTAGGAGGAAACAATTTGGCAAAACAAACAGTAATCCATGAAGTTGGAAAAATTACAGCTAAACGTCTGAGCGATAATAAGGTTATTGCTTCAGGTGTTACACAAATGACTCAGTTTTCCCAACAAGTTCAACAAGACTTTTTAAAAGGCGGATGGGGTAACCGAGACCTGTATGTTATTAATTCAAGTAAAGAAGTATCGGGTAATGTCCGAAATGCTTTCTTTGATCTTGATTTCATGGCAATGCAGCAAGGTGTAAAAATTGAAAACGAAACAATTTCTGTGTGGGAAGATGAAAGCTTAACAGTTAGTGATACTGGTACGGTTATCCTTTCATATCTCCCATTGTCTAAAGTTTCATTAACTAACGAAGATGGAGATCAAATTGAAGTTGACGCTGCATCTAAAACAGTTACTGTGCCTGATACCTTTGCAACCAAGGGTGAAGCTTTAGCAGTTCATTATCAAATTGAAGTTGAAGCCGAGACTGTTGAAATTAACGGTGAAAAATTCTCTGAGAATTACTACTTTGAAATTCACACAATTGAATACGATCCTAAGACTTCAAAAATCTACAGTGACCTTTATATTCAGCTCCCTAAAGTAAACTTCTCTGGTGAAGCAGATATGTCGTTTGAAGCAGGAAATGCATACACTCCGGAAATCGGCTATCGAGCCCTTGCTGATAATAACGGAAAAATCGGTAACTTTGCTCGTGTAAAACGTAAAGCTGATGGGACAAAGGGCGTTGTCACTAGTGATGAAGGAACTGGCTCATCTCAAAGCTCAGATCTTGGCGGAACAACTGAATAATTAAGGAGGCGTTTATTATTGCTTTTTTAAACCAGGACGGTGATAAATACACCTCTGCAAAAGATGATGGGACAGGTAATCCCATAACAGCTGTATCAATTGAACGTTCCACTGTCCCCTTGGAGGTTGGTCTCAATAATGACCAGCCTCTTAATGTTAATGTGGCCAACACTGCACTTGATGTAAATATAACTAATACGGCTTCTGTCCCTGTTTTGGTTAAAAACACTGCAGCAATTAAAACCCAAGTTCAAAAATCCTATTCTGAATTTGTTGTTACTGATGCTGATACCGTAGCTACAGGTGCAACTAAGTCTTATACAGTTGATCTAATCGATTCACTTGGTGTTTTCAGAACTTACGGTGTTGCTATGTACACAACTCAAACAGACAGCTCAAACAGCAAAGTTTTAGCAAGTATTTATTCCGTACCGAAAAACATCCCATTTTATTCTGCAACTACATCAGGTAATGATAATTCTGTTCTATTCAACAGCATTGTTTTTGTTCAGAATTACCCTTTACAAAAACAATTAACTTTCACTGCTCCAAAAATACATCTGACAGTTAAAGCAGCCGGTACAGTTGATCTAACTGGGTTAAAAATCGTTGTTTGGGGGATGGAATAATGACATTTGATGAAGTATGTGGTCTGTTCAAACAATTTGATGGTTTGGAACAAAAATTCCTATTACTATCAGATGGATCCTATATCAGTGTTGATGATTTCAAGCAACGCTTTGAAGGCGACTTCAATGAGTACGAACCTTTAAGTTCGCTTCAGTCATCCCCTTCCTCTACCCCAGCTTGGGAAGGTATATGGAATAAGCTACAAGAGGATGGGCTTTTTGAATAAGTCCTCCCCTCTTGTTTTTCTAGATAAAAGACAGTTTTTATTCAAATTAAGGAGGTGGAGTTGTTGACAGAAACGACTGAAAATGTCGTAATCACGATTCCAGACAAAACTTCATTTACATTTCACGAAGCCGCAACTTCCCCATCTGAAGGTGAAGAATTTGTAGTGGGTCATTTTCGGGAACTTACTGTTAAGATCTCTGGTTCCTCAACTTCACGAGAAATAAAGTTTTATGCAGTTGATGAAAATGGCGAAAAAACTGCACTTAGTGGCACCAATAAAACAGACTTC from Bacillus subtilis subsp. subtilis str. 168 encodes the following:
- the yomW gene encoding conserved protein of unknown function; phage SPbeta (Evidence 4: Unknown function but conserved in other organisms) is translated as MSMTVEQMTKVFRLVMDDVELNRLLYYKTDPLSPSHPDVQSLENYYDSTNDSPAIINTIFKRAPKTDDLSDSPLCRMCIYLGNALPKPTNQSFMLLNQELMIDVYTHINTFEISEYRSLKIIDRVSKLFFNKNIAGFGVTVDYKRLLISNPPDGYLGYKMIFTFGASK
- the youA gene encoding conserved protein of unknown function; phage SPbeta (Evidence 4: Unknown function but conserved in other organisms), giving the protein MAFLNQDGDKYTSAKDDGTGNPITAVSIERSTVPLEVGLNNDQPLNVNVANTALDVNITNTASVPVLVKNTAAIKTQVQKSYSEFVVTDADTVATGATKSYTVDLIDSLGVFRTYGVAMYTTQTDSSNSKVLASIYSVPKNIPFYSATTSGNDNSVLFNSIVFVQNYPLQKQLTFTAPKIHLTVKAAGTVDLTGLKIVVWGME
- the yomV gene encoding conserved protein of unknown function; phage SPbeta (Evidence 4: Unknown function but conserved in other organisms), translating into MNELKDFFFLGKPIQTEIGEIDFIRLKDYPLYTKELSMLRMNKKSLIKEYSRFNEDGSLDPFIIEMKKRDLYEIVHSVLPDFHEAYFKVFSKVLINKDSLSLIGKHNFPRLRKLILDMHCITEDKVVDNDELQEFHDISKSLKQQDSQSDLKDIVSCVAAFNGYTYEEISEMTMYQLYLSFYRMAEVMNYNTTTLFATVSPDVKVSDWSSHINLYKEESYHLSTKDAKNIEQLFGG
- the yonA gene encoding conserved protein of unknown function; phage SPbeta (Evidence 4: Unknown function but conserved in other organisms; PubMedId: 17293416), whose product is MTEKIKLARYRSTSYFVGYTGDGGHKQYTWSGSKNGKADIKEVPKEVVEWLTMNSVCFDKGELVIVEDNETTKEIKDSIVESEAYENNIHTKEEIEKMIKSGNIAQLKNKLDKITVDSEKQFIIDVASEFSDDIAAGKLKVLADWMGVADPSLLFD
- the yomX gene encoding conserved protein of unknown function; phage SPbeta (Evidence 4: Unknown function but conserved in other organisms; PubMedId: 11717295, 27188294), with amino-acid sequence MKDYSNYHKVNINNKLLHDGKLIFQQGLKGFESEKVTIDGIEKTVMITSKYSSGDGSARYILGEIADIYRGGVVKFNDETWLITSHPLSNKIYKKAEIKICGTSFFLTSEDKLIDTGKINEITGKPIYEKVPGEKTEVPCIFERTTSINGTELAVNLPDGQANITIPYLVHEKLKIGLTLTFFGEDYQVDDIDYSKVYGDHGTIKLVAKKKVGEKT
- the yomS gene encoding putative phage-related lytic exoenzyme; phage SPbeta (Evidence 3: Putative function from multiple computational evidences; PubMedId: 9555893; Product type e: enzyme) is translated as MTETTENVVITIPDKTSFTFHEAATSPSEGEEFVVGHFRELTVKISGSSTSREIKFYAVDENGEKTALSGTNKTDFQLGSSTLNTNEYWDFDIAGLFKVMFEVVSVTGDVTVKGIVVS
- the yonD gene encoding conserved protein of unknown function; phage SPbeta (Evidence 4: Unknown function but conserved in other organisms), which gives rise to MTKKQKKKLCQLQLNEIKTSDDPTKLSCSFVIFDFDVSHNNTVISKDVALEAASTIINKPIVAKYYEVDELNTSTDALGTHEAYLDTDKHGELEVKRDTAPIGVFTSEGYITEIETPDGKKEVLAADAILWSSRFKDACELLLEWYGRGININTSCEILYSNYTVQDGIEHLQSPIYFEGHAILNSEKRGEHDIVLPAYDSSKLLSFNELQRFERLVAQAATRQNNEEGEKMNKFRKVFELSHSDVRTLLYSQLDPTLDKESDSFIADVYDTYFIVNVYSWSDENSYDKYFKFNYTRTGDTVSIDFDSKTEVFMTRNWEEVVPEPIQSQLNQKDEQIKDLTKQVNQINKDKVGIEQQFNTASEKLVQLNSEVEQLKPYKEKHEKTLLEQKLSEKNEFYKAKFEALNAEEKFSTEEVQNLIHASVKQDEEGEKAVLQLNTMLVDLVSVPTETNTTIREFSSKRENLIPNDDSFESRFSQ
- the yomU gene encoding conserved protein of unknown function; phage SPbeta (Evidence 4: Unknown function but conserved in other organisms), with the translated sequence MAKQTVIHEVGKITAKRLSDNKVIASGVTQMTQFSQQVQQDFLKGGWGNRDLYVINSSKEVSGNVRNAFFDLDFMAMQQGVKIENETISVWEDESLTVSDTGTVILSYLPLSKVSLTNEDGDQIEVDAASKTVTVPDTFATKGEALAVHYQIEVEAETVEINGEKFSENYYFEIHTIEYDPKTSKIYSDLYIQLPKVNFSGEADMSFEAGNAYTPEIGYRALADNNGKIGNFARVKRKADGTKGVVTSDEGTGSSQSSDLGGTTE
- the yonC gene encoding conserved protein of unknown function; phage SPbeta (Evidence 4: Unknown function but conserved in other organisms) → MATRLQKALTEVGNHTTGNLNSLKIKTVAHGAKVTGSDIDNFMLVELGFDAEGNRTASKLSDKTKKAYLIASPEARYLGESMRDFYNGVGEHARIVILEPAYTRFDVSAFSFNTGVTEVKQGQVAHFDIATQKYILSDPTSPHEDYADSSAKFLVVNNEDDLVYTMGQKLVRLEVIEA
- the yomY gene encoding conserved protein of unknown function; phage SPbeta (Evidence 4: Unknown function but conserved in other organisms); this encodes MSTIKVKSAHKDGQIKLEDLDVVCNKLCKRNNSVLFKLEKYLNKKLLSDPELTEIRDTILTVSGELSRLRDNLVTDGDSNEGLQ
- the yomZ gene encoding conserved protein of unknown function; phage SPbeta (Evidence 4: Unknown function but conserved in other organisms): MTSYDQIWETFLNNCETSDFDVPQQEEDIYKSIRNAILHFNNRLRDNLKADNSTETVNRELSEDDLLILAHFLRYIFLLNKKTLFENTWQPFTNDVGIKNFGTQLNSLKQSVMDQKDEIERLILNAAVDYL
- the yonB gene encoding conserved protein of unknown function; phage SPbeta (Evidence 4: Unknown function but conserved in other organisms); this encodes MKLDTVKIKGLFSRVLNNKMDGTDKADIQTYIKKVFGDGGTTPDPSMLHQFNNLVVEQADEIAKPKVTQLLSLLANVQQEKRGNIKEIKIPKKNKAKVIWSATGSGVDLVRVEGQETVPAVPKTMSTGFYYEPLDLVTDSIVYFNKLVNDIADAKVRLYLDKIHQLTASAITAGKIPAKNVQTGSNLTLQQYNKVASVLQRYGGKPIFVADTLLIDYFAFQQGTDSTFKNFLTEEVKGELLTALNPTTIGRTTAVNLTNPFTDDTNSKVELPVNKGYMFAGGVSQKPFSVVEYGGLRQLTEQDIEDERIKMKIVQDASVNLLFGEAIGIIEEQAAVSI
- the yomT gene encoding hypothetical protein; phage SPbeta (Evidence 5: Unknown function), producing MTFDEVCGLFKQFDGLEQKFLLLSDGSYISVDDFKQRFEGDFNEYEPLSSLQSSPSSTPAWEGIWNKLQEDGLFE